One part of the Acinetobacter sp. XS-4 genome encodes these proteins:
- the frr gene encoding ribosome recycling factor yields MINDLKKDGEQRMSKTLESLELGFAKVRTGRAHPSILNGVMVPYYGSDVPLNQVANVGIEDSRTLIVQPFERTMVSAIDKAIRESDLGLNPITADAIRVPLPALTEETRRDMQKVARNEAENAKVAIRNIRRDVLGDIKALLKEKEISEDDERRAGDDIQKITDKYVAEVDKRLAAKEAELMKV; encoded by the coding sequence ATGATTAACGATCTGAAAAAAGACGGCGAACAGCGTATGTCAAAAACTCTAGAGTCTTTAGAACTCGGGTTTGCTAAAGTTCGTACTGGCCGTGCACACCCATCAATCTTAAATGGTGTGATGGTTCCTTACTACGGTTCTGATGTGCCATTAAATCAAGTAGCAAACGTGGGTATTGAAGACTCTCGTACACTTATTGTTCAGCCATTTGAGCGTACAATGGTTTCAGCTATTGATAAGGCAATCCGTGAAAGTGATCTTGGTTTAAACCCGATTACAGCAGATGCAATTCGTGTACCTTTACCAGCATTAACTGAAGAAACACGTCGTGATATGCAAAAAGTTGCGCGTAACGAAGCTGAAAATGCAAAAGTTGCGATTCGTAATATTCGTCGTGATGTATTAGGTGATATCAAAGCATTGTTGAAAGAAAAAGAGATTTCTGAAGATGATGAACGCCGTGCAGGTGATGATATTCAGAAAATTACTGACAAATATGTTGCAGAAGTAGACAAGCGTCTTGCAGCGAAAGAAGCAGAATTGATGAAGGTCTAA
- the pyrH gene encoding UMP kinase: protein MAETISPRYSRILLKLSGEALSGNKDMGIDAQVLDHMSLSIAHLVGLGVQVGIVVGGGNLYRGSQLQKDGLVGRVTGDQMGMLATVMNGLAMRDALVRRNIRTRLMSALPIGTVVESYSSRDAIRHLSQGEVCVFVAGTGNPFFTTDTAACLRGIEIEANLILKATKVDGVYNKDPSKYDDAVKYDHLTFDQVLDEKLGVMDLTAICLCRDHNVPLQVFDMNKSGALLSVVMGEKEGTRVTK from the coding sequence ATGGCGGAAACAATTAGCCCACGTTATTCACGTATTCTATTAAAATTATCTGGTGAGGCATTGTCAGGTAATAAAGATATGGGTATCGATGCCCAAGTTTTAGATCATATGTCACTTTCAATTGCACATTTGGTTGGTTTGGGTGTGCAAGTGGGTATCGTTGTGGGTGGCGGTAATTTGTACCGTGGTAGTCAGTTGCAAAAAGATGGCCTAGTTGGTCGTGTAACAGGCGATCAAATGGGTATGCTTGCAACTGTAATGAATGGCTTAGCTATGCGTGATGCTCTAGTTCGTCGTAACATCAGAACTCGTCTTATGTCTGCATTGCCAATTGGTACAGTGGTAGAGTCTTACTCAAGTCGTGATGCGATTCGTCATTTGAGTCAAGGTGAGGTTTGTGTTTTTGTTGCGGGTACAGGAAATCCATTTTTCACAACAGATACAGCAGCATGTCTACGCGGCATTGAAATTGAAGCGAATTTGATTTTAAAAGCGACTAAAGTTGATGGCGTTTATAATAAAGATCCAAGTAAATATGATGATGCTGTTAAATACGATCATTTAACTTTTGACCAAGTATTAGATGAAAAACTTGGTGTTATGGATTTGACTGCTATTTGCTTATGTCGTGACCATAACGTGCCATTGCAAGTTTTTGATATGAATAAATCAGGTGCGTTATTGTCAGTAGTAATGGGTGAAAAAGAAGGAACGCGCGTTACTAAGTAA
- the uppS gene encoding polyprenyl diphosphate synthase, producing MTDSEEYHLPKHVAIIMDGNNRFAKKNQMQKGDGHREGKNVLDPIVEHCKKTGIRALTVFAFSSENWNRPQYEVDLLMKLLEESIHEQIPRMKKFNIALRFIGDRSRLSSHLVALMEDAEQQTAHHDTMTLTIAISYGGMWDIANAAKQVAEAVSRGEFSADQINVDLFEKYVSLNDLPAVDLLIRTGGDYRISNFLLWQAAYAELYFTEALWPEFTVKEFDHALNVFSGRERRFGKTSEQIQQEKIENL from the coding sequence ATGACCGATTCTGAAGAGTATCATCTTCCCAAGCATGTTGCCATCATTATGGATGGCAACAACCGCTTTGCAAAAAAAAATCAAATGCAAAAAGGTGATGGGCATAGGGAAGGTAAAAATGTTCTTGATCCTATCGTTGAACATTGTAAAAAAACTGGTATTCGTGCTTTAACTGTTTTTGCATTTTCAAGTGAAAATTGGAATCGACCGCAGTATGAAGTCGATCTGCTTATGAAGCTTCTGGAAGAAAGCATTCATGAGCAAATACCTCGCATGAAGAAATTTAATATTGCTTTGCGTTTTATCGGTGATCGTTCTCGATTATCCTCACACTTAGTTGCCTTAATGGAAGATGCAGAGCAACAGACAGCACACCATGACACCATGACCCTAACCATTGCAATAAGCTATGGTGGGATGTGGGACATTGCTAATGCAGCAAAACAGGTTGCAGAGGCCGTCTCCCGTGGTGAATTTAGTGCTGATCAAATAAATGTTGATTTGTTCGAAAAATATGTCAGTCTAAACGATCTGCCAGCTGTGGACTTATTAATCCGCACAGGCGGAGATTATCGCATATCTAATTTCTTGTTGTGGCAAGCAGCTTATGCGGAACTGTATTTTACCGAAGCTTTATGGCCAGAATTTACAGTAAAAGAGTTCGATCATGCATTGAATGTTTTTTCAGGGCGTGAACGTCGTTTTGGCAAAACATCTGAACAAATTCAGCAAGAGAAAATAGAGAATTTATAA